From one Bacteroidia bacterium genomic stretch:
- a CDS encoding exodeoxyribonuclease VII large subunit, whose product MTLSESFYDRTFKIIAETSDIRNYKERSYCFLKLVEKDETGIIANADAVIWKQAYHEIKKFEKTTGIKFDRNLEIVFEVSVQYAPKWGLRLEIHSIDTAYTLGKIELKRREVLQNLVEGFPKWVWEENGIYHSRNQQLELPLLMQRIALITAPASDGQRDFKHELQNNAYGYSFMVDEYLTQIQGNGAEKFILNQFRAIVDSKIKYDVVILVRGGGAQTDFGPFDTLDLGKAIAAFPIPILTGIGHERNVSIADLMAHSTVKTPTKAANFLVEHHARVESFLIMKAQEILALANTKLDQGKYDLQRKALSLSRLTELHLERKLNQINQLEQAITYLNPYQVLERGFALLTTQEGTPIKDSKKIKTGETIRIFTQHSQIESVVSQIKNSD is encoded by the coding sequence ATGACCTTATCCGAGAGTTTTTATGATCGCACCTTCAAAATAATTGCTGAAACATCGGACATAAGAAACTACAAGGAACGCTCCTATTGCTTTCTTAAATTGGTAGAAAAGGATGAAACGGGAATAATTGCCAATGCCGATGCGGTGATATGGAAGCAGGCCTACCACGAAATTAAAAAGTTTGAAAAAACTACCGGAATAAAGTTTGACCGAAACTTGGAAATTGTCTTTGAGGTCTCGGTACAATACGCTCCCAAATGGGGATTAAGGCTTGAAATACATTCGATTGACACAGCCTACACTTTAGGCAAAATTGAATTAAAGCGGAGAGAAGTTCTGCAAAATTTAGTGGAGGGATTCCCCAAATGGGTATGGGAAGAAAATGGGATTTATCATTCCAGAAACCAACAATTGGAGTTACCCTTACTGATGCAAAGAATTGCATTAATTACGGCTCCGGCTTCGGATGGACAAAGGGATTTTAAACATGAGCTACAAAACAATGCCTATGGTTATTCCTTTATGGTGGATGAGTATTTAACTCAAATTCAAGGCAATGGAGCCGAAAAATTCATTCTCAATCAATTCAGAGCCATTGTTGACTCTAAAATTAAATACGATGTAGTTATTTTGGTAAGGGGCGGGGGTGCACAAACAGATTTTGGTCCATTTGACACCTTGGATTTAGGTAAAGCCATAGCCGCATTTCCAATACCCATCCTTACCGGAATTGGCCATGAGCGAAATGTAAGTATAGCCGACTTAATGGCACATTCTACTGTAAAAACTCCAACCAAAGCTGCTAATTTCCTAGTAGAACACCATGCCAGAGTTGAAAGCTTCCTGATAATGAAAGCTCAAGAAATACTTGCTTTAGCAAATACCAAGTTAGACCAAGGCAAATATGATTTACAACGAAAAGCACTTTCCCTATCCCGATTAACCGAATTGCATTTGGAGCGAAAACTAAACCAGATAAATCAACTGGAACAAGCCATAACTTACTTAAACCCATACCAGGTTTTGGAAAGAGGGTTCGCTCTTTTGACTACTCAGGAAGGAACCCCAATTAAGGACAGCAAAAAAATAAAAACGGGAGAAACCATTCGTATCTTTACCCAACATTCCCAAATAGAATCGGTTGTTTCCCAAATAAAAAATTCGGATTGA
- the xseB gene encoding exodeoxyribonuclease VII small subunit, with the protein MKKKQLTFEEAIQQLDELIQRLESGQISMDELKTTLSQSKELVDFCRGRLREIPPMVEELKNSLE; encoded by the coding sequence ATGAAAAAGAAACAACTTACGTTTGAGGAAGCCATTCAGCAATTGGATGAGCTAATTCAACGATTAGAAAGCGGACAAATATCCATGGATGAACTTAAAACAACCCTCAGTCAAAGCAAAGAATTGGTTGATTTTTGTCGGGGAAGATTAAGGGAAATACCACCCATGGTGGAAGAATTAAAAAACAGTTTGGAATAA
- a CDS encoding ABC transporter ATP-binding protein, producing the protein MVKVENIIFEYPGFRALKNISFELENGSVTALVGPNGAGKTTLLRCLASLSEPYSGSIIINGIDVLANPQANHRQTGYLSDTFGLYEGLTIRQNLRFIGLAQKIQNLESRVNEVIQLLELEEYAEKDAKILSRGWRQRLGVAMALLHQPQFLILDEPASGLDPEARIHLSSLIKALSRQGITLLVSSHILAELEDYSTHLLVMQDGKIIDNKRIGQISEIKSKNLILTLNSEFESITQFLFQNPDVKNLTGGGTQFKFRFEGGNNEQQKLLKELIANDVPVLGLEVEKSNLQEEYLKTVRGN; encoded by the coding sequence ATGGTAAAAGTAGAGAATATCATTTTTGAATATCCCGGGTTTAGGGCTTTAAAAAATATAAGTTTTGAATTAGAAAATGGAAGTGTAACTGCCTTAGTTGGTCCAAATGGTGCAGGTAAAACAACCTTATTACGTTGCTTGGCATCTTTGAGCGAACCTTATTCCGGAAGTATAATTATCAATGGAATAGATGTACTTGCTAACCCGCAGGCAAACCACCGGCAAACCGGTTATTTAAGTGACACCTTTGGACTTTATGAAGGTCTGACTATTCGCCAAAACCTTCGTTTTATCGGCTTAGCTCAAAAAATTCAAAACCTGGAATCCAGAGTAAACGAGGTTATACAACTTTTAGAGTTGGAAGAATATGCTGAAAAAGATGCAAAAATACTGAGCAGAGGATGGAGACAACGTCTGGGAGTTGCTATGGCTCTGTTACATCAACCCCAATTTTTAATTCTGGATGAACCCGCATCTGGTTTAGATCCGGAGGCAAGGATTCATCTCAGCAGTTTGATAAAAGCACTTAGCCGCCAAGGAATTACCCTGTTGGTTTCTTCCCACATTTTGGCCGAATTGGAAGATTATTCTACCCATCTCCTGGTGATGCAGGATGGAAAAATTATTGACAATAAACGTATTGGTCAAATTTCCGAAATTAAAAGCAAAAACCTGATTCTAACTTTAAATTCAGAATTTGAATCTATAACTCAATTCCTCTTCCAAAACCCGGATGTAAAAAATCTGACCGGCGGTGGAACTCAATTTAAATTTCGCTTTGAAGGAGGAAACAATGAACAACAAAAACTACTAAAAGAATTAATAGCGAACGATGTGCCTGTTCTAGGATTGGAGGTAGAAAAATCAAACTTACAAGAAGAATATTTAAAAACTGTTAGAGGAAATTAA